A genomic stretch from Telmatocola sphagniphila includes:
- a CDS encoding GHMP family kinase ATP-binding protein, giving the protein MTRWQARTRLHFGLLQIPQGNNSHWPGLDGETGLPLRQFGGVGLMIDDPAIVVRVQRSDTWQSQGPCAERALSFAQQFAKALPPDLASPFSIVVDQCPPEHTGLGVGTALGLSVSKAISLEIGLQLSSVELAQRIGRGERSAIGVHGFDCGGLIVEGGKLPGMCLSPRIAQHDFPTDWEVTLHTPSDSSTWFGQRERDAFRQLQKNSGPDSEEINRLCRLIVLGILPGIASGDLQTFGEAVYEYNSRVGEIFASVQGGRYSTPGITEKIASLRRSGIRCVGQSSWGPTIFAITAK; this is encoded by the coding sequence ATGACGCGCTGGCAGGCTCGTACCCGGCTTCACTTCGGTCTATTACAGATTCCGCAGGGAAACAACTCTCATTGGCCCGGGTTGGATGGCGAGACCGGCCTGCCGCTAAGACAGTTTGGAGGCGTCGGGCTGATGATCGACGATCCCGCGATTGTCGTTCGGGTACAACGCTCGGATACTTGGCAGTCCCAGGGGCCATGCGCAGAGCGAGCACTTAGTTTCGCCCAGCAGTTCGCGAAAGCTCTTCCCCCGGATTTAGCTTCCCCATTTTCAATTGTTGTGGACCAGTGTCCGCCGGAGCACACCGGCCTCGGAGTTGGCACCGCGCTGGGGCTGAGCGTGTCCAAAGCGATCTCTCTCGAAATCGGATTACAACTGAGCTCGGTGGAACTGGCCCAGAGAATTGGTCGGGGCGAAAGATCCGCCATAGGCGTGCATGGATTCGATTGTGGCGGGTTGATCGTCGAGGGGGGAAAACTTCCCGGCATGTGCCTCTCGCCCCGGATCGCTCAACACGACTTTCCGACGGATTGGGAGGTCACCTTGCACACTCCTAGCGACAGCAGTACGTGGTTCGGTCAGCGGGAGCGTGATGCTTTCCGCCAACTGCAGAAAAATTCAGGCCCGGATTCAGAGGAAATCAATCGGCTTTGTCGACTGATTGTACTGGGGATTCTGCCGGGGATCGCGTCCGGGGATCTTCAGACTTTCGGAGAAGCAGTTTACGAATACAACTCCCGTGTGGGAGAAATATTCGCGTCCGTGCAGGGCGGGCGCTATTCGACACCCGGAATTACGGAGAAAATAGCAAGTCTTCGTCGCTCGGGCATCCGCTGCGTCGGCCAGAGTTCGTGGGGGCCGACGATCTTTGCAATCACCGCGAAATGA
- a CDS encoding DUF447 domain-containing protein — protein MILEGLVTTINADGTPHLAPMGPKILGEFESLLLRPFPSSHTFQNLRRQGQGVLHVVDDVLLLAQAAVGQAQLPEMERAIQIEGFLMRRSACRAYEFQVESLDESHERVHILARVVTKHWFRDFWGFNRAKHAVIEAAILATRLHLTGKDAVLQEYAKLIVWVNKTGGEREIEAMQFLQDFVKESP, from the coding sequence ATGATTCTCGAAGGGCTGGTAACGACGATTAATGCCGATGGAACGCCCCATCTCGCTCCCATGGGTCCCAAGATCCTGGGCGAGTTTGAAAGTCTGCTACTTCGACCTTTCCCATCCTCTCATACATTCCAGAATTTGAGGCGACAGGGGCAGGGAGTCCTGCATGTCGTCGACGACGTATTGTTGCTGGCTCAAGCCGCAGTGGGCCAGGCGCAGCTTCCCGAGATGGAAAGGGCCATCCAAATCGAGGGGTTTCTTATGCGTAGGTCGGCCTGCCGAGCCTACGAGTTTCAGGTGGAATCCCTCGATGAGTCCCACGAACGGGTTCACATTCTGGCGCGGGTGGTCACGAAACATTGGTTCCGGGATTTCTGGGGCTTCAATCGGGCGAAGCATGCGGTGATCGAAGCGGCCATACTCGCTACCCGACTCCATCTCACGGGGAAAGATGCCGTTTTGCAGGAGTATGCCAAGCTGATCGTCTGGGTGAATAAAACCGGCGGGGAGCGGGAAATCGAGGCCATGCAATTCCTTCAGGATTTCGTGAAGGAGTCGCCATGA
- a CDS encoding Glu/Leu/Phe/Val family dehydrogenase yields the protein MAVAPVPQRSIAEASLFSASPVYRMACQQLEAVPNIIDVDPGIILRLSLPKRSMIVNIPIRMDDGSTQCFVGYRVQHSLTSGASKGGLRYNAQVDIGEVAALAMWMSWKCGIMNLPFSGAKGGIAVDPAKLSRGELERLTRRYTEEILSIIGPRIDVMAPDMGTDEQTMAWIMDTYSMKIGYACPEIVTGKPVELGGCVGRREATGRGVTYCIIEALDELKIPITEATAVVQGYGNVGSIVAQELFQRGVKIIALGDRYGSIRNEKGIDIHTLNKYVALPSNERKTIVGFSEAEPIKNEELLTQPCTILAPCALERVLNAENASKVQCKILAEGANGPTTPEADKILSDAGVYIIPDILCNAGGVTVSYFEWVQDLQQYFWDEEQVNAKLKELMLRSFRKVRKLATEKKVSMRLAALSLGVLKVATEKQKRGLYP from the coding sequence ATGGCAGTAGCGCCGGTTCCCCAGCGTTCGATAGCGGAAGCCTCATTATTTTCGGCATCCCCAGTTTATCGGATGGCCTGTCAGCAACTCGAAGCGGTTCCGAACATCATCGATGTCGATCCTGGAATCATTCTGAGACTGAGCCTTCCGAAGCGATCTATGATCGTCAATATTCCCATCCGAATGGACGATGGCTCCACCCAATGCTTCGTCGGTTATCGGGTGCAGCACTCACTCACGAGTGGTGCATCGAAAGGGGGACTGCGTTACAATGCCCAGGTCGATATCGGCGAAGTGGCGGCCCTGGCCATGTGGATGAGTTGGAAGTGCGGCATCATGAATTTACCGTTCTCCGGTGCCAAAGGGGGAATCGCCGTCGACCCGGCCAAGCTGAGCCGCGGCGAACTGGAACGACTGACCCGCCGCTACACGGAGGAAATTTTGTCGATCATCGGGCCGCGCATCGATGTCATGGCTCCCGATATGGGCACCGATGAACAGACGATGGCCTGGATCATGGACACTTACTCCATGAAGATTGGTTATGCCTGCCCTGAAATTGTGACTGGCAAACCCGTTGAACTGGGTGGCTGCGTGGGCAGACGGGAAGCGACGGGCCGTGGCGTTACCTACTGCATCATTGAAGCCCTCGACGAATTGAAAATACCGATAACGGAGGCGACCGCCGTAGTTCAAGGGTACGGGAACGTCGGAAGCATCGTAGCGCAGGAGTTGTTCCAACGCGGGGTGAAGATCATCGCCCTCGGCGATCGTTATGGTTCCATACGCAATGAAAAAGGCATCGACATTCATACTTTGAATAAGTATGTCGCACTGCCCAGCAACGAGCGCAAAACGATCGTCGGTTTCAGTGAAGCCGAACCGATCAAGAATGAAGAGCTACTGACTCAGCCCTGCACCATCCTGGCGCCTTGCGCCCTGGAGCGCGTTCTCAACGCAGAGAATGCTTCTAAAGTGCAATGCAAAATTTTGGCCGAAGGAGCCAACGGACCGACCACACCGGAAGCGGACAAGATCCTCAGCGACGCAGGTGTTTACATCATCCCAGATATCCTCTGCAATGCAGGTGGCGTAACAGTCAGCTACTTCGAATGGGTGCAGGATCTACAGCAATATTTCTGGGACGAGGAGCAAGTAAACGCCAAGTTGAAAGAGCTGATGCTGCGTTCCTTCCGAAAGGTACGCAAGCTAGCCACAGAAAAGAAAGTCTCCATGCGCTTGGCAGCCCTTTCGTTGGGCGTGCTCAAAGTGGCGACCGAAAAACAAAAACGAGGTCTCTACCCGTAG
- a CDS encoding exo-beta-N-acetylmuramidase NamZ domain-containing protein: MKRLLLILLLIITPPASAQSTAPLEKIRTTVEAAIARGELPGAVVLVNRNSKTLYFQAIGQRAIAPKPEAMTPDTIFDLASLTKPIATAACIWKLVEEGKLKVTDRVSQYWPEFTGAGKEKITIDQLLLHTSGLMADNALSDYQSGKESAFKKICKLPVEAEPGVRFKYSDVGYIVLGHLVERVSGTSLNDFATKNIFAPLGLKDTRYLPEAEKKNRIAPTGKRDGQILRGVVHDPRAHALEGVAGHAGLFAPAEDLLRYAQMLLQEGELKGLRIFKPETVKQMLEPAAIPGGFRSRGWDVDTAYTAQAGTLFNRRKGFGHTGFTGTSLWVDRETKTIILILTNRVHPDDKGNVTPLRRAIANLVAEDIGLSAPEENVATGIDVLQAAKFDLLQGKRIGLVTNQTGVDRLGNSTIDILHQAPGVKLIALFSPEHGIRGALDQANIGDTIDEKTKLPIYSLYAGKRRKPTADMLKDIDLVVYDIQDIGCRFYTYVSTLGNVLEAAHENGKGVVVLDRPNPIGGVLVQGPVRDASRDSFVAYHTLPVRHGMTIGELAQILNEERGWRVPLQIVKLKNSKRGDTFDRTGLRWVNPSPNMRSLTAALLYPGIGLLETTNLSVGRGTDRPFEWVGAPYIDGKRLAAELKKARLPGVSFVPTNLTPSSSKFEKEICGGVSILITDWETFDPLKTGFAFMLSLRKLYPEAWSIKNLDTLLVHKTTIEAIQKGTDLDSMMKAYEPELKTFLDRRKRFLLYP; the protein is encoded by the coding sequence GTGAAACGCCTGCTTCTTATATTGCTGCTCATCATCACCCCGCCTGCCTCGGCACAATCAACCGCACCCCTGGAAAAAATTCGAACGACCGTGGAGGCCGCGATTGCTCGGGGAGAGCTACCGGGCGCCGTTGTTCTCGTAAATCGTAACTCGAAAACCCTTTACTTTCAGGCCATCGGACAGCGAGCGATAGCCCCCAAGCCGGAAGCGATGACTCCGGACACAATTTTTGACCTCGCTTCGCTCACCAAACCGATTGCGACCGCAGCTTGTATCTGGAAACTGGTCGAGGAGGGTAAACTCAAAGTTACCGATCGGGTCAGCCAGTACTGGCCCGAATTCACCGGGGCCGGAAAAGAAAAAATCACTATCGATCAACTGCTTCTGCACACCAGCGGCTTAATGGCCGACAATGCTTTGAGCGATTATCAGAGTGGAAAAGAGTCGGCCTTCAAGAAGATCTGCAAGCTTCCCGTGGAAGCGGAACCGGGCGTTCGATTCAAATACAGCGATGTCGGCTATATCGTGCTCGGGCATCTCGTAGAACGCGTTTCGGGCACGTCGTTAAATGACTTTGCCACGAAAAATATTTTTGCGCCTCTCGGCCTCAAAGATACCCGCTATCTTCCGGAGGCGGAGAAGAAAAATCGAATCGCCCCGACGGGTAAACGCGATGGCCAAATCCTCCGGGGAGTCGTGCATGATCCGCGAGCGCATGCCCTGGAAGGAGTGGCGGGACACGCCGGCCTGTTCGCTCCAGCCGAAGATTTATTGCGTTACGCCCAGATGCTGTTACAAGAAGGCGAGCTGAAGGGTCTTCGCATCTTTAAACCCGAAACGGTCAAACAAATGCTCGAACCGGCGGCTATTCCCGGCGGTTTTCGCTCCCGAGGATGGGACGTCGACACCGCTTACACGGCCCAGGCCGGCACTCTGTTCAATAGAAGAAAAGGGTTCGGGCACACGGGATTCACCGGAACTTCCCTCTGGGTGGACCGCGAAACCAAAACCATCATTCTGATTCTCACCAATCGGGTTCACCCTGATGACAAGGGAAATGTTACCCCTTTGCGCCGGGCTATCGCAAACCTCGTCGCGGAAGATATTGGTTTGTCAGCGCCGGAAGAAAACGTAGCCACGGGAATTGATGTGCTCCAAGCGGCCAAGTTCGATCTGCTTCAGGGGAAGCGGATCGGTCTAGTCACCAATCAAACGGGTGTGGATCGCCTGGGGAATTCTACGATTGACATTTTGCATCAGGCCCCCGGCGTGAAACTCATAGCCCTATTCAGCCCGGAGCATGGCATCCGCGGGGCTCTCGATCAGGCCAATATCGGTGATACGATCGATGAAAAAACAAAGCTGCCCATTTACTCGCTCTATGCCGGCAAACGGCGGAAACCGACAGCGGATATGTTGAAGGACATCGATCTGGTTGTCTATGACATCCAGGATATCGGCTGCCGATTTTACACTTACGTCAGCACTTTAGGAAACGTGCTGGAGGCCGCGCATGAGAATGGTAAAGGAGTAGTCGTTCTGGATCGGCCGAATCCCATCGGCGGCGTATTGGTTCAAGGTCCCGTTCGCGATGCCAGCCGGGATTCCTTTGTGGCCTATCATACATTGCCGGTTCGCCATGGCATGACCATCGGAGAACTCGCTCAGATACTCAATGAGGAGCGCGGCTGGCGGGTTCCCTTGCAGATTGTGAAACTAAAAAATTCGAAGCGCGGCGACACTTTCGATCGGACCGGATTGCGATGGGTCAACCCGTCGCCGAATATGCGCAGCCTGACCGCCGCCTTACTTTATCCGGGCATCGGCTTGTTGGAGACCACCAATCTCAGCGTCGGCAGAGGTACCGATCGACCATTCGAATGGGTCGGCGCCCCCTACATCGATGGTAAGCGTCTGGCGGCTGAGCTCAAAAAAGCTCGACTTCCGGGAGTTTCCTTCGTTCCGACTAATCTCACACCGAGTAGCAGCAAATTCGAAAAAGAAATCTGCGGCGGCGTTTCGATTTTGATAACCGACTGGGAAACCTTCGATCCACTGAAAACGGGTTTTGCCTTCATGCTCAGTTTGAGGAAACTTTATCCGGAGGCCTGGTCCATTAAAAATCTGGATACGCTACTCGTTCATAAAACGACCATCGAGGCCATTCAGAAAGGTACCGATCTAGACAGTATGATGAAAGCCTACGAGCCCGAATTGAAGACGTTTCTCGATCGTCGCAAGCGCTTCTTGCTTTATCCCTGA
- a CDS encoding PLP-dependent cysteine synthase family protein has protein sequence MTTNLSCFQHRYLNHIARTPLVPIQLYDDQPAIWCKLEFLNPSGSTKDRIARYILEKAWRQGKLTPSSTVIEASSGSTSIAFALACAQFGVRFIAVMPEGVSNERVLIIRAYGGEVRFTPKSEGVRGSIAETERLAKDGNIFLPRQFANPDNAEAHRLNTAREVIDQIPGGTVDAVVSGVGTGGTLVGMYQGLVESGCEVVPALARPVNILSTPEVECYSFSSRIPGVVDSLSQIFREADLPNLLTIDVPDEEALHTTQLLMKKGFPVGPSSGLNYAASLALAKKLQLQNPQIVTVFPDRMERYFTTELFQKMLSS, from the coding sequence ATGACTACCAATCTATCCTGTTTCCAGCATCGCTACCTGAATCACATCGCGCGCACTCCGCTGGTACCAATTCAGCTTTACGACGATCAACCGGCGATCTGGTGCAAGCTGGAATTTCTGAATCCGAGTGGTTCCACCAAGGATCGTATTGCTCGATACATTCTGGAAAAGGCTTGGCGACAGGGTAAACTCACGCCTTCCAGTACCGTGATTGAAGCTTCGAGCGGATCGACAAGTATCGCTTTTGCTCTAGCCTGCGCCCAATTCGGCGTTCGCTTTATTGCGGTAATGCCTGAAGGAGTGAGCAACGAACGTGTGCTGATCATTCGCGCCTATGGCGGCGAAGTCCGCTTCACTCCGAAGTCGGAAGGTGTGCGCGGTTCGATCGCGGAAACCGAACGGCTCGCTAAAGACGGGAACATCTTTTTACCCCGACAGTTCGCCAACCCGGATAACGCGGAAGCTCACCGGCTGAACACTGCCCGGGAAGTCATCGATCAAATCCCCGGAGGAACCGTGGATGCCGTAGTGAGCGGTGTGGGCACCGGCGGCACACTTGTCGGCATGTATCAGGGGCTGGTTGAAAGTGGTTGCGAGGTGGTTCCCGCCCTGGCGAGACCCGTGAACATACTGAGCACGCCCGAAGTTGAATGTTACAGTTTCAGCAGTCGAATCCCGGGAGTGGTCGACAGTCTTTCCCAAATATTTCGGGAGGCCGATCTTCCCAATTTGCTGACGATCGACGTTCCAGACGAAGAAGCCCTTCACACCACGCAACTCCTGATGAAAAAAGGGTTTCCGGTCGGGCCCAGTTCCGGTCTGAATTACGCCGCCAGCTTGGCCCTGGCGAAAAAACTCCAGCTTCAGAATCCTCAGATTGTAACTGTATTTCCGGATCGCATGGAACGCTATTTCACTACCGAACTGTTTCAGAAGATGCTGTCAAGTTAG
- a CDS encoding Lpg1974 family pore-forming outer membrane protein, protein MRLTALAGLLVASTALQAQSSSTPPSVGETRVVGIHTVDGLQAAPLKDLTPPSWPAVPTLPDAQKDLIPPPETKREADKGFYGDAAILFWQPQRQGLDFALVDPNNDGIPEGKVKSLKYEMKVGFRTDLGYQFSNGWDVSAGYTYYRTSTQDTAYAPDGGLIYTTFGRPSLVDQANTAVSRAKLDYDVYDLTFGKKLHVEDDVTLRLFGGVRFANINQKQDTLYNGLFADNAAFENKNSFSGAGPILGMEFQGEIYKHFSLFGKISGGMILGNQKASLFGTNNSGLTPDDSFENNYRQNVPVLNLGLGAQWEYHGFSVRLGYEVSNWFNLVNKPQYTGELAEGRYTYTSSDLTVDGFSVQFGIRF, encoded by the coding sequence ATGCGACTGACAGCACTCGCAGGATTACTGGTCGCCAGCACCGCGCTACAAGCGCAGAGTTCGTCTACGCCCCCTTCGGTGGGCGAAACGAGAGTCGTCGGCATCCACACCGTTGACGGCCTCCAGGCGGCTCCTCTAAAAGATTTAACTCCGCCCAGCTGGCCAGCAGTTCCCACATTGCCGGATGCCCAGAAAGATTTGATCCCGCCTCCCGAAACGAAACGGGAAGCGGATAAAGGGTTCTACGGCGATGCGGCCATACTCTTCTGGCAGCCCCAGCGGCAGGGGCTCGATTTCGCGCTGGTCGATCCGAACAACGACGGTATCCCCGAAGGCAAAGTTAAATCGCTCAAGTACGAAATGAAAGTCGGCTTCCGCACGGATCTCGGCTATCAATTCAGTAACGGCTGGGATGTTTCGGCAGGGTATACCTACTACCGAACTTCGACACAGGATACGGCGTATGCACCGGATGGTGGTTTGATCTACACTACCTTCGGCCGCCCAAGTCTCGTCGATCAGGCCAACACCGCCGTCAGCCGTGCAAAGCTCGACTACGACGTCTACGATCTGACCTTCGGTAAGAAATTGCATGTGGAAGACGATGTGACGCTGAGATTATTCGGCGGCGTTCGTTTTGCGAACATCAACCAGAAGCAAGATACCCTTTACAACGGCCTGTTTGCCGATAACGCGGCATTCGAAAATAAAAATTCCTTCTCCGGAGCCGGCCCAATCCTCGGGATGGAATTCCAAGGGGAGATTTACAAGCACTTCAGTCTGTTCGGCAAAATCAGCGGCGGCATGATTCTCGGCAACCAGAAAGCTTCGCTGTTTGGAACGAATAATTCTGGCTTAACGCCCGACGATAGCTTTGAGAACAACTATCGGCAGAACGTGCCCGTGTTAAACCTGGGACTGGGAGCTCAGTGGGAATATCACGGTTTCAGCGTGCGATTGGGATATGAAGTTTCCAACTGGTTCAACTTGGTCAACAAACCGCAGTACACCGGGGAATTGGCCGAGGGACGTTACACCTATACCAGCAGCGACTTGACCGTGGATGGCTTCAGCGTCCAATTCGGCATTCGATTCTAG
- a CDS encoding adenylate/guanylate cyclase domain-containing protein: MAELEAAFFDQHSKQSSLWRKIFDKQEMKVTLGRCPKHDLSRPPENRSDWAVPEDGEISGVHAELHWSAPTLTVRRLEKAKNPIFYKKHPTQLPIAIEPGDSFVLGAGEAFIIGRTQFTLCMTEPASFAPEAPSLDMTIQRVELRRNAFKDPLSPMQALTEIPEMIAAPDIEQLMQRTLDAVFRGVPRADAAAIVTLNLDDPKARPSIRYLKQRGNSSTEFKPSNQLVRRALQQSYDSVFYVWECLTESAVQLQTTVAPDQDWAMCTPLRPYEGMQVALYVAGSVPSNVTKSTLPKDPVLRDSQKFIDLVAELYKSTQDMRRMERDMALYHRFLPRRMVNLMHQGNMDQLLEPKLAPVTVIFCDLRGSCGLAEAGEADLLSSWNHISDVLEIMSGAITDEEGVIGDLQGDAVMGFWGWPQLESDAPENQIERAVTAALRIHKEFAKMQEKRKGIYQCGIGIAHGPAVAGKLGVWEQCKLDVFGPVVNLASRLESLTKHFGVKILVDESISKVLENRRQNTWYLRPLARIRPMGMSKSSLVSELVPIMGNPIDRGQPLFDIWRTGLKCFLSRDWENARRHFEQYKRRGNIKEEKSLQILLEYMDKIGQPDKDWDGTISMDVK, translated from the coding sequence ATGGCCGAATTGGAAGCTGCCTTTTTCGATCAGCACAGCAAGCAAAGCAGTCTTTGGCGAAAAATCTTCGACAAACAGGAGATGAAAGTAACCTTAGGACGTTGCCCCAAGCACGATTTGTCTCGGCCGCCGGAGAATCGCTCGGATTGGGCAGTGCCCGAGGACGGCGAGATATCGGGTGTACATGCCGAGTTGCATTGGTCGGCCCCTACATTAACGGTTCGGAGACTCGAAAAAGCTAAAAACCCCATTTTTTATAAAAAGCATCCCACTCAACTTCCCATCGCGATAGAGCCCGGGGACTCATTTGTACTCGGTGCCGGAGAGGCTTTCATCATCGGTCGCACGCAGTTTACGCTGTGCATGACCGAACCGGCTTCATTTGCCCCCGAGGCACCTTCGCTGGACATGACCATTCAGCGAGTGGAATTGCGGCGAAATGCATTCAAAGATCCGTTATCGCCTATGCAGGCGCTGACCGAAATTCCGGAAATGATTGCCGCGCCTGATATCGAGCAGCTGATGCAGCGGACCCTGGATGCCGTATTCCGAGGTGTGCCGCGGGCGGATGCGGCGGCCATCGTCACCCTGAATCTCGACGACCCAAAGGCCCGGCCAAGTATTCGCTATTTAAAACAGCGCGGCAATTCTAGCACGGAGTTCAAGCCTTCCAACCAACTCGTCCGCCGGGCCTTGCAGCAAAGCTACGACAGTGTCTTTTATGTCTGGGAGTGTCTGACAGAATCAGCCGTGCAGTTGCAGACGACGGTTGCTCCTGATCAGGATTGGGCGATGTGTACCCCACTGAGACCTTATGAAGGTATGCAGGTTGCCCTTTATGTGGCTGGCAGCGTCCCGAGTAATGTGACGAAATCGACCCTGCCTAAAGATCCGGTGCTGCGCGATAGCCAGAAGTTCATCGATCTGGTTGCCGAGTTGTACAAATCGACCCAGGATATGCGGCGAATGGAAAGGGACATGGCGCTGTACCACCGCTTTTTGCCCCGGCGCATGGTCAATCTGATGCATCAGGGCAACATGGATCAGTTACTGGAGCCGAAGCTGGCTCCAGTGACGGTGATCTTCTGCGATTTGCGCGGTTCCTGTGGTCTTGCGGAGGCCGGGGAAGCGGATTTGCTGTCCTCGTGGAATCACATCAGCGACGTTCTGGAGATTATGTCCGGAGCTATCACCGACGAAGAGGGGGTTATCGGCGATTTGCAGGGCGACGCCGTAATGGGTTTCTGGGGTTGGCCGCAACTCGAATCGGACGCGCCGGAGAACCAGATTGAACGGGCCGTGACCGCGGCTTTGCGCATTCACAAAGAGTTTGCGAAAATGCAGGAGAAACGCAAAGGCATTTATCAGTGCGGTATCGGCATCGCCCACGGACCGGCGGTGGCCGGGAAATTGGGTGTGTGGGAACAGTGCAAGCTGGATGTCTTCGGACCGGTTGTCAACCTGGCTTCGCGCCTGGAATCCTTAACCAAGCATTTCGGCGTGAAGATCCTGGTGGATGAAAGTATCTCAAAAGTCCTCGAAAATCGCCGACAGAACACCTGGTATCTTCGACCCCTGGCCCGTATTCGACCGATGGGGATGAGCAAGTCGTCGCTGGTCAGTGAACTAGTCCCGATCATGGGGAATCCTATCGATCGGGGTCAACCGCTCTTCGATATCTGGCGTACGGGATTGAAGTGTTTTTTAAGCCGCGACTGGGAGAATGCTCGCCGGCATTTCGAGCAGTACAAGCGGCGCGGCAACATCAAAGAAGAGAAGTCGTTGCAGATCCTTCTCGAATACATGGATAAAATCGGCCAGCCCGATAAGGATTGGGACGGCACGATTTCGATGGATGTCAAATAA
- a CDS encoding transporter family protein: protein MSGFTGRLVPIFVVSLMLWQTGRAQELQSVKIVAVGNNPAVDFQEPKKDAVDTKTPKVDPKAKTDEPKKDKKEDAKDKKEASVIPDIPVVASTDASQYLSNRARYTPTMLGDLNSRYTTATTPVRVLLKGTAFNESVLGGTGFITLPGTQENQKVPITLAQKPVRYTVDLTADYYEHLRIPYVAAGAFKISENESPRPLDRIYVDYNYFSSVSRDVVNIPGQITAAQLTNFGIPTAVGPQTPIEIAEFAKIANYFKQAKGINAAAYNAYIQGVLVSGDALHPKISDPALGSLINATIAAIKAANPTIKYGRPFPNSIPIYQTGSITVSGGPFGSNQPITIAPTNLSQHADINRETLGFEKTFLDGDASFGMRLPIIQVAGIDGSSELGDITAIFKYAFINNLETGNLLSGGLAVTAPTGRSASTIDGSIHSTLIQPYMGVIYNLSEKWFVHGFTGILVPTDSRDVTFLSNDYGLGYRLYQAEDASSTISSIIPTLELHVTSPLNHRDQFEPAFIPDTVSLTGGITFGIGARTSLAIAANTPLTGPKPYEYELMVQLNYNFGSLPPTTNYTPISR from the coding sequence ATGTCTGGTTTTACGGGAAGGCTAGTACCGATTTTCGTTGTGTCGCTAATGCTGTGGCAGACGGGTCGGGCGCAGGAACTTCAGTCCGTAAAGATTGTGGCCGTGGGAAATAATCCGGCGGTCGATTTTCAGGAGCCCAAGAAAGACGCAGTCGATACCAAAACACCCAAAGTCGATCCGAAAGCCAAGACTGACGAGCCGAAAAAAGACAAGAAAGAGGATGCCAAGGACAAGAAGGAGGCGAGCGTCATTCCGGATATTCCGGTGGTAGCATCGACCGATGCCTCGCAGTATTTGTCGAACCGGGCTCGCTATACCCCCACCATGCTCGGCGATCTGAACAGCCGATACACGACGGCGACTACACCCGTTCGAGTCCTATTAAAGGGGACGGCATTCAATGAATCGGTTTTGGGAGGAACCGGGTTTATCACTTTACCCGGAACGCAGGAGAATCAAAAAGTCCCCATTACATTAGCTCAAAAACCGGTTCGTTATACCGTCGATTTGACCGCGGATTATTACGAACATTTGCGAATTCCCTATGTGGCCGCGGGGGCTTTCAAGATCTCCGAGAACGAAAGTCCGCGACCGTTGGATCGCATTTACGTGGATTACAACTACTTCTCGAGTGTGTCTCGAGATGTAGTCAACATTCCGGGACAGATTACCGCAGCTCAGCTGACGAATTTCGGGATTCCCACGGCGGTCGGACCTCAGACTCCCATTGAAATTGCTGAATTCGCCAAGATCGCCAACTACTTCAAGCAGGCCAAAGGAATCAATGCCGCCGCATACAACGCTTACATTCAAGGGGTGCTGGTCAGCGGCGATGCACTGCATCCAAAGATCTCGGACCCGGCTCTGGGCAGTTTGATTAATGCCACGATCGCCGCGATCAAAGCGGCCAATCCGACGATCAAGTATGGCCGACCGTTCCCGAACAGTATCCCGATCTACCAGACCGGTTCGATCACGGTCAGCGGCGGGCCGTTCGGTTCGAATCAGCCGATTACTATTGCACCAACCAACCTCAGTCAGCACGCGGATATCAATAGGGAAACCTTGGGATTTGAAAAAACCTTCCTGGACGGCGACGCCTCCTTCGGTATGCGTCTGCCCATTATTCAGGTGGCTGGAATTGATGGTTCCAGCGAATTAGGCGATATCACGGCTATCTTTAAATACGCGTTCATTAATAATCTGGAAACAGGGAATCTTCTGTCGGGTGGTTTGGCCGTGACCGCACCGACCGGCCGATCGGCCAGCACGATAGATGGTTCGATCCACTCCACGCTCATTCAGCCTTACATGGGGGTGATTTACAATTTAAGCGAAAAGTGGTTCGTGCATGGCTTTACGGGGATCCTGGTACCCACCGACTCACGCGATGTGACATTCTTGAGCAATGACTACGGCTTGGGCTATCGACTGTATCAGGCCGAGGATGCATCCAGTACGATTTCCTCGATTATTCCAACCCTGGAATTACATGTAACCTCGCCATTGAATCATCGCGACCAATTCGAACCCGCGTTCATTCCGGATACGGTATCGCTAACCGGGGGCATCACTTTTGGAATTGGTGCTCGAACGAGTCTGGCAATTGCTGCCAATACTCCGTTAACAGGTCCCAAACCCTACGAATACGAACTGATGGTTCAATTGAACTACAACTTCGGTTCTCTGCCCCCGACCACGAACTACACTCCGATATCTCGCTAA